Genomic DNA from Rhodoferax mekongensis:
GCGAAGGCATTTGCCCATGGCCCGACCCACGGCGTAGTCACCCGTTGCGCTGCCGTAGCCGCCCTTTTCGGTGACGGCGAATGCGCGCGGAAGTTTGGTTGCCAGAAATTGCTGGTAGCCCTGCTTGTGTTCCTCGCGCACGGGTACTTTGCTGAGGTCGTTGATATCTGCATACCCTGTGGCGGCTGGGCGGGTTGCGATGGCCGGGGCAGTAAAGCCCAACTGGTTGAGAAAGTTGTCCACGTAGGGCAGCCAATGGTCCATGTCTTCGTCCAGGCCGTGGTGCCCTTCGTCACCGGGCGAGGGACCGAACACCGGAAACTCGGCCTTGCCGCCGTTGGAGACCCAGGCCTTGTGCCAGGACTTGGGTAACTCTGCACCCCAGTATTTGTCATTCGGCCAATACAACCAGATCATGGGAACCTTGGCCGTCTTGGCGAGCCCGCCCCAGAAATATTCAACCGCTTGCGGCGAGTAAGGTTGCCCTGGCCGTGTGTAAGGATTGCCGCCGGAACCGCCCGCGAAATTGATGCCACCCACGAGCCCCGGCGGGGATTTGGACACGACGATGACCGAGGTGTGCCCCCCCGCACTTTGTCCGGCTACGACCCAGCGAGTGGCGTCCACATACGGCAAGGTCTTGGCCATGGATACCGTCGCCATGACCTGGGTGTACACCGCGTCGGCAAAGCCCTCAAACCGGGGACTGTTGGAGCCGCCGGTGTCTTCGGGATCAAAGTCGCCATAGGTTTCCCAATAGCCAATACGGGTAGGGACCATCACCACAAAGCCTTTCGCAGTGAAGTAGCGGGCGGCCATCTCCGGGCGATAGCGGCCTTGGCTGGCCCTTTTCTCCGGGACTGCCCGGCCATGGTTGAACACCATCAGGGGGAAAGGCCCCTCGCCCGCAGGGCGATA
This window encodes:
- a CDS encoding alpha/beta hydrolase family protein; this translates as MRFRYWSAVAALYASMLMPHALAQTTSATPSEVMAKDMREEIVRIPVTVKNLYGKEETKPMPVTIYRPAGEGPFPLMVFNHGRAVPEKRASQGRYRPEMAARYFTAKGFVVMVPTRIGYWETYGDFDPEDTGGSNSPRFEGFADAVYTQVMATVSMAKTLPYVDATRWVVAGQSAGGHTSVIVVSKSPPGLVGGINFAGGSGGNPYTRPGQPYSPQAVEYFWGGLAKTAKVPMIWLYWPNDKYWGAELPKSWHKAWVSNGGKAEFPVFGPSPGDEGHHGLDEDMDHWLPYVDNFLNQLGFTAPAIATRPAATGYADINDLSKVPVREEHKQGYQQFLATKLPRAFAVTEKGGYGSATGDYAVGRAMGKCLRYGLKCKLYAVDNDVVWSGK